Part of the Apodemus sylvaticus chromosome 15, mApoSyl1.1, whole genome shotgun sequence genome is shown below.
TCCTCTTGGATCCAACACAACTCAAAACACCAAGTCAGTGCAGAAAAGAAAGGTTCATTGTAACCAAGCCACTGTGGATTGATCAGGGATGCAGAACAGACTTGGGAATTGAACTGCAACCCTGAGACAGAAGGCTACAGGGCTTTTAAGCATACGAACCACAAGCCATGCTGTCCATGCCAGGTACATGTTCCAGCCACCACGATTCAGGGATAGGGGTCTCTCCTGGAAACATGTCTTTGTGGTACACGTATTTTGTTACTATTGGTCACTTTGTTCAACTGTGGCAGGGCAATTTGCCCAGTATTCATGCTTCAACTGACCAACCAAGATGGCGCCCATCCAGGGAGTCTTAGGAAATTAAACTATGCTTGACTCCccaaaatggaagttttattcaaaatgattttaatttgGTTCCTTCTTACAATAGTATCTGGGCTATTTGAACTTTAATCTTGCTTTGGTTTTGGATGCTGAAGGTTATgaagttattgttgtttttgtttttgtttttcgagacagggtttctctgtgtagtcctggctgtcctggaattcactctgtagaccaggcttgccttgaactcagaaatccaccagcttctgcctcccagagtgctgggattacaggcttgtaccaccacagcctggcaggTTATGAAGTTATAAAGAAGGTTATAAAGAAGATGTTGGTCTTCTAATTTTCTTTGCTCAGTGTATGTGACTCCTAGTCTAGTTGATAGCTTCAGGGTGATTATGGCCATAGGTCTGAAACATAAATCACTGTTTTGGTCAGTTGCAGAGATTGAGGGCAGGCTGTGTCTAAGTCCCCAGATTTTAAAACCCATAGTGTCCTAGAAATTTCTTCTAACCAACTACTCCGTCTTTGATACAAAAGTGCATTTGGGGGAAATGAGGATTGGTAAAAACCACTTACAGCATCTAACTTATCAAGTCTTAATGACCTCTTTCAAAGAAAGGCTCTTCCTTCAAATCTAGCCACCCAAATGCAAAGGTTAGAGAATGCCAGCAGTAGAGATGCTTTCAAAGCAGTCAGCAAGAATAGAGAAAGTCACAGGAAACCAACAGGGTTCATCTCAGATGTATCCTTCTTTTGTAAGACAGGGTCTTGTCACAGTCTCAAAGTTTCTTTGTAACATGGTCTAGTTTCTagctttttgttttcctgtttcagTCTCATGAGTGCTGTGATGTGCCCCACTCTAGTTAGCTCTCAGACTGGATCTTAAGAGCAATGACTTCTTGTTTTTAGAATTTGAATGTCTAGAAGAATGCTGGGCATACAGTAGGGGTcctggatatatatatgtatgtatatgtatatgtgtgtatatatatagtgaaTGAACAGAACATGATgagaacaattttttaaaaatgtatctaaaGTTGCCATAGATTTACTGCAAATATGAGCAGACACTAGACTGTGATATACTAAAGATGAAACCCACTTATGGTGTCTGGTCATCCAGGAACTGATCATGATAATAAAAGTAAGACTTACTGTGCTTATAGGAGACTAAGTATACAGCGAGGATGAAAATTATAGCTGCACCTATCACTGCACTCAATCCTATCCAGATGAGCACAGTTGTGTCATTTCTATCAGGAGGGTCTTCTGGGGCTgtggaaagaaaagaacagcagcagtTGTGATGTGCTTCCTCCTGTTGGGTTCCCATCCTACACCACTTCAGTATGTACCTGTGGAGAACCTTTTACTTTGCCAGATCATCTCACGGACACACAATTGCTAGCAGTCCCTTGTGCTACCCCATATCCAAGTGATATAGATATTGCACATGAAAAGAAGTAACTTGACTTTTTGCACCTACTGAGCTAACTTGGCGTAAGGAAAAATTCTACAGAGAAACCATCAAAGCTGTCTTGCTTTCTTGGCTCATTTCTGTAGCTGATATGGCCGGGCCCTAGTGATGTCACAATCTAGATAAACCTACTTCTTTCTTCTCTAGCTCTACTGTGCCTCCTCCCGTTCTCATGCATGTCCTCCTCAGCTCCTCTACCTTCACTCATTCTCCACACGGTGGCTGCCTTAAGGTTCTGGAGGTGCTCCACATTCTcttaaagattgattgattgattgattgattgatagatttcCTTCCAGGCTTAAGTTTGGGGTGCATTTGGTATTGAGGGAATCATCCTGGAGGTCGGTTTTGTGGGCTAGTTTCTGATGAACTTCTAGACTCCTGGGGAGGGATACAAAGACggccgaggcaggaggagaaagagtTTGGTGTGTGATGCTACCATCCTGTTCTCCTCACTGGGGCCACGGCTATGCCATTTGTTTTTCAATCTTTCTGGGAATAGCAACATCTGAAGAAAGGACAGGGACGCCATTTGACAGGAATATTAGCAATGCTGCCTCTCTTAGGAGAAATTATTAAACACTAACTTGTTTTCAATTTTCCCATTGCCGAGCCTCCTGGATGCAGTTGGCTTTCAGCTTGTTTGAGCATGTGGCTCCCCGGACGCCCTTGTCCTCGGCGTCTCTGattcatgctcctgcctcagcttgccACACTCATCTTTCTTTTCAggcatttcttcctcctctcagCTTCTAAATGCCACTGCTTGTGTGGTGTGCCCTGCCTTCATCATCTAACCCACACCCGAAGCTTGAAATACCATCTCATTTCtgcatttgaacatttcttatctCATTTCTGGACATTATATATCCATCCGGCTGCTGACAAAATGGTTGGAAGCCAGCTGATGAAAACTAAATGGACTgttatctttttttaaacatttgtttatttttattttatgtgtatgggttttgccagcatgtgtgcCTGGGCATAATAGGACAGACAAGGGCATCAAattcctctgggactggagttccaggtgactgttagcctccatgtgggtgctgggaatcaaagagtttctctggaagagtagcccaTGCTCCTAACTGCTGCGCCGGCTCTTCCAGCCTCACTGTGTCCTTAAAGCACATCATCTACGCCCACATGTACCCTGCAGTGAGTGGCACCCTTAGCCACCTAAGCAGGCGTGACACACTCTCTGTTCTCACCTCCCAGTGGGCTTCCATGGACATCCCATGATCTCTCAGAAGACTCCCGATTCCCAGTCCCACCCCCATCACCTGCCTGAGCTTGGATCTTTCTTACCCAGCACCTACTAGCCTCCAAACTCGTCTCACAATTGATCACTTGTCTTAACTCTTACTCCAAATGATGATGGCTGTCTGGTTAGTGAGACTTGTAGCTTTTCTTAAAAGCTCTCCATTTACAAAAATAGACTTGACAAGTAGGCAAAGCGACCATGACTGGGCCAAGCCTGACCTACCACCTGTTTTAAGAAATAAACTTCTAAATGGGATGCAGTAACTCATTACTCTAATCCCAGAACTAAGGAGGCTGAAGTTggaagattatgagttcaaggccatcctgggctaatGAGACACCATGTGTGCACTTATCGTGTGTATGGCAACAAAGTCTGTAGTCCCTCAGAAGTCTAAAGTactatctgaattttttttccaaaaaagttACAGCAACTTTTGTCCTAAATTTCACATATACCCACATTCCAAAACAGCATCCAAAGTAAACTGTATTCAAGATATGAatacagattgatttccacataagccccacctttaaaaaaatatagaattcATTACAGTGATAGagctataaagtaaaaataaacccTGAATTAATAAAGCATTTTCACTTTATGAgccaagacattttaaaataaaatattagaatacaTAAATGTGATTGAGATTTGAGTTTTGAGTGTTGGGATCATGCCAAAACAATTTGGTTTATGTTGGGGACCAatgttttcaggaaattttcttagtacctacaaaggaaaatagttaAAAGACTCAGTCTCAGATCTGGAAGAGAAAATCACACTCTAGACTGAGCCTGTAGGCCACCATAAGGATCTCACCTATAAATAAAGAGGCAGACATAAGCTGGTCACAGTGCATATTTAATACATGTGCACCAAAGACTGTCACACAGCATTGCTTCTGTACTGTGCACATAGATGTCCTTAGGATGGGGTTTAGGTAGAGGGAGAGTCCCAAGTGCACCCATGTATACTCAACCATTCAAATTGGAGGTATATTTCAAGAgttaaaagactcttttaactgAGTCCTGTGGCATGTCCATCATGCCATGGACATGATACATATGTTTGTATAAAAAGAATTTCTTTGccttattatttttacttttagagAAATGGAATTTTACAAGCTTACCATCTATACAGTAAGTTATTGACTCAGAGTGACCTGTTTTGTTTCCACCCTGGGCAGTGTTCTCAAAGACTTTTATCATTTAGCTTTACTGTTGTTTGCTCTGGATGAACCAGTAGGtgagatcaaacccaaggctttggGTGTTCCGAGCCAGTGCTCTTCCCACACCCAGAATGAACCAGtagttctaaaaacaaaaacccgCTCCAAAGAAGCCAATGACTTTGGTACTGTGGGACCATTGGGAACAGGTAACCTAAAGCAAAATGCCCAAGTGGGGGTTGGAGGTGAAAAGGACAAAATTGAATGCTTTCAAAAAAAGacaacatggggctggagagatggctcagtggttaagagcactgactgctcttccagaggtcctgagttcaattcccagcaaccacatggtggctcataaccatctgtaacaagatctgactccctcttctggagtgtctgaagacagctacagtgtacttataataagtaaataaataaataaataatcttttaaaaaacaaaacacaaaacaaaacaaaaaatacaacatTACATAAATTGCAAAATGACAGTTCTTAGACCTGCCtataaaaattagaatatttattaaaataaaatgaaattagtcTAATAATATCACTATTACACTTGTCCAGTGATATAAATCATAATCACACATCCCATATaactaaaataagtaaaattaccATCAAAAGCCCTAAGTTAAATTCTAAAATGGAGCCGTTGGGTTATATTTCCAGGTCCTATCTAGTAGGCCCTTTCCAGCATAAGGTTGCTTACGTTTTTCCCAGGTGAAGTTCTCTGACACGTAAGCATCTCCATATGCAATGAAACACTCAATGGTGTGGTTGTATGTCGTATTGAAATCTAGTTGGCTACTAATGGTGTACAGTTCCGATTCAGGATCCTGGGAAACTGTTGTATTGATGCCATTTAATTCTCTTCCATTTTCCAACCAAGAGAGGCGAGGCTCTGGGAAGCCCCCGGAGGCGAAGCACTTGATCCTTTTAGTGTTGGCAGATGGATCTCCACACTGGGTTATGTTGGGGGTAGGGAAGTCAGCTAGAGACAGAACAACATACAGTTAGTCACGGTGCAGGTCTGGGTGCTTAGGTGTTTGTTAAATAAATTATCAAGGTTCAGTGAGACTGACGAGATTAGGTTGCATTTGCAAGACTCTGTAAGTCATTAGTAAAAGAGCTGCTTTGAACTGACTGTGTCAGTGTCAGTTGTGGTCCACCTTGATCCagacaagaacacagagaaaggaatggcTTCGTGTGGGAAATGTTGACGATTGCTTGCTATTGTAAGACGAGAAAAGAAGGCTGATAATATTTATCGAGTCCCTCCTAGTTATTTCTGGAAACCATTCTCTTTATGACAACCTTAGGACATTAGACTCAGATGTCAAAGGACCATGGACCAAGTAAAGTGTGGTAGTACAACCTGGAGTCCCAGCTGAGAGAGAAAGGTTGCTTGAACTCTACAAGTTTAGGACCAGCCTAGAAAATATAGTGAAGACCCTGTCTGTtaggaaataaaataaccagGCAGAGTAGTGCaggcctttagttccagcactgaggaggcagaggcaggtagatttctatgtctgaggccagcctgatttacatagcTAGTTTTAGACCAGCCAAGGCcttatagagagaccctgtcgagagagagagagagagagagagagagagagagagagagagagagagagattagcacAAGCATGAAGTAGTTGATGTCTATAATCTTATCTTGTAAATAAGTAGATTTGGGGAACTCACAACCCCTTGGCAGAACTGATATCTGCAATCACATTTCTCAACACCAGAACCCATCCTCGCTGTCCCCTTCTGTCTCATTCCCCCCTTTTCTCTTGACACTGGAAGAACACCTGTGGTTCCTTTCATCTGTTTATTTAGTAAGGAAGATGTGGGAAGCCACCCTTCAGTCTGAGAACCAGAAGACAGACAGGAGCTCACACTCACCCACTCACACTCACTCCGCCCTCAGCATCACCCTAAGTCCATGTTCAATACTCCCTTGCTTCTTAAAAAGTAAGGTGAGCGGAGCATGTGGACCACACCTGTAGGCAGGTAtacactctggaggctgaggcaggagtgtgaggtcagcctggcctatgtaatgagttcaaagccaccctgagctacagagtaagactctACCTCATTTTCTAAAAGAAGATTTGTACTCCGATAAAGCTATGTCCAAATATATAATGTTAAATCTGTAATTACAGCTAGtgtattttattaattccttgcTACTCTGACATTTTAAAGGGACAAGGACGCTCTCATTTGTCTCATCTGATTTCATTTGTATCTTTGCCCTCCAGTAAGATACTAAAGTAGACTTAGAGTCAAGAGTGGGAACCCCCTACCACTGGCCCCTCAGGCTCTGGACTCTAGAGCCTGAGCTAGTGGACTTCAGGACTTTAGGACTctacctcctcccctctcctgtgGCAGTCAGTCTCTCCACTCCAGTCCATAGACTGAGCTTTTGCTTCGGAAGTCTGAGTACTATAGAGCATGTATGAGCAGAGGTCAGTGGCTATCAAGAGCAGCTCTTTAACTGAGACTCGCCTTGTGACTGGGGGCCAATTCCTTGTTTTTCAGTCTTAGTTTGTAAGTGGGTTAATAAGGATactgggagaaaggaggaaagaatacAGTGTACAgttaccaggaaagggaaaacccTGAATTTGGTTGCAGAGGAAGTCATtgtaaacagcaacaacaaaaaaatctttggtggtgaatctctctgagttcgaggctagacTCCAAGCTAGCCAAGGCTATgtagcaagaccctatctcaaaaaccaaaactaaaacaaaggggaaataaaaaaatGACCCTTGTCCCTAGATAAAGTTTGCTGTGTCCCTGAGCAATTTATAGTTGGCAGTATTATTTTCTACTTAGTACCTTAATATCACTCAATCGAATTACTACTCAGAGGGTCAACATAAAAAGGTTACTTATGTTTCTTCTAATCAGACATCATGGGCTCTTTAACCTGGAGTAACACATCTGCAGACCTAATGTTCTCAGCTGCACCTCGTGTTTGCTCATTTCTGCGCTTCTTTTCTAAGAAACGGCTAGCTCAGTAAGAGCCACCTTTTCCTGTCTGACTGAGCTTACAGCAGctgcagctcccccccccccccccccccgcccttctGCAAGACAGTGTGTTTAGAGGAATTACTTTGAAGGTCTTGAAGACTGCATAGCCCTTtgggactaaagagatggctcagcagttaagtacaTAACTCTTAACTCACTCTTGCAGAACACACGAGGTCGGTCAGCAGCACTTGtattaggtggctcacaactgtctataactctagctcctggGGAATCCAGTACCTTCTTCTGGCTGCTTTGAGCATCCgcgtatactcatatacattgttaaaaacaaactaaatcttaaaaaaaaaaaaagactgcctCTTTATATCTCAGATGATGCAGTTAACCCAAGTTTGGTTACTTTTAGTAGAGAAGGGTAAGGAACAAAGGCAGGAATGCAAAGTATtcagaaaagttttaaaaaaaaaatccagtgacCTAAATTAACTTGCTACCCAGAATAGGATAGGCACTTCTCAAGTACTCTTCACAGTACAGCTACTTTGTATTACGGTTAGGCTGCTGCGAGTCAGAAGATATCTCAGGCCGTTATAGTGCCTGGGATGGTTACTGTGGCCTTGGATGATCCCGGCTATAAGAAAAGTGCATCAATAGAGGTTTCTACCGTGACTAATCAGGTTTTCTGTAGAATTAGAGACTCAACCCTCAGATATGAAGTGAGACATATCCTTCTCTGCTAAAAGCATCACTGTCATAAATAGACATGTTCCTTTAAAGACATTATGAATCAGTAAACCGGAGAATCCGACCAACCTTTGATGGACAGCTTCACGGAAGCAAGGTGTTTGACTTCATACACTCCTCTTTCGCTCTTTTGAACGACACACTTGTATGTACCCCTGTCTGAAAGGCCCAGGCCCAGGATGATCAGAGAGTAGGTAGTGTTGTCATGGAAAGTCCGGTTCTTATACTCGGGCCACACTTCTCGAACCCCAGAGATGACAGACAGCACCATCTTGTCATGTTTTTGCCAGTAGATTCGGAGAATGGACTGCTCTTCAGGAGAAAAGTTGTAACCACAGGACAGCGATACCTTTTCTTTCACTGACTTCGACACTTCTTCAACAATACCTAAGAGGAGGCAAGTAAGAAAAGATTTTATCGTTAATGAACAACCAAATTCTTATGCACTATAAA
Proteins encoded:
- the Cd80 gene encoding T-lymphocyte activation antigen CD80, with product MGCSCQLMQDTPLLWFPRRFVLLVGLFQMCSGIVEEVSKSVKEKVSLSCGYNFSPEEQSILRIYWQKHDKMVLSVISGVREVWPEYKNRTFHDNTTYSLIILGLGLSDRGTYKCVVQKSERGVYEVKHLASVKLSIKADFPTPNITQCGDPSANTKRIKCFASGGFPEPRLSWLENGRELNGINTTVSQDPESELYTISSQLDFNTTYNHTIECFIAYGDAYVSENFTWEKPPEDPPDRNDTTVLIWIGLSAVIGAAIIFILAVYLVSYKHRSCCRRRNEASRETNSRLYIGPAEASAEETV